From the genome of Salipiger abyssi:
TGGGATACAGGCCGATGGCGGTATGAATGGCATTTCTTTCCCCGAGATGAGGATCGAATCGCCTTCTGTCCGGCGTTCTTGCAGATCGTTCTGCCTGTTTCCGGAGTGCGCTCAGCCGATCCGGAACCCGCCGGCCAGCATCCCGGCAACGGCTTCCGGCGGCAGGCTCGCATCGAGCGCCAGCGCCGCGTGGCCGGCGATCTCGGCGCCGATCTCTTCGGTATGGCCGCTGTCGGAGACATGCAGCAGCCGCAGCGCGTGGCGGCTGGCCAGCAGATCGAGCCGCGCCGCCAGCCCGACGCCCGGCATGCCGAAACCCGAGGCGATCACCAGCTCCGCCGGATCCGGCACCAGTGCCGCCAACCCGGCGAGGCCGCGGTCGAGCGGCGGGTCGTCGAGCTGCCCCGCCGAGGCCAGCGCAGAGGCGGTGTCATGGGCGCTGACCATCCCGGCGATCACCTCGGCCATGCCCCCGGCGCGCAGCGGCACCGCAAGCGGTGCGCCGGCCCCAAGCGCCAGCAGCCCGACGCGCCCGCCGGCGAGATCGGCGCGCCAGCCGATCAGCGCCAGCGCCTCGGCGGCAGCGACAGAGCGGAAGGCGCGGATCAGACCCCAGAGCATCGAGGGCCGGAAATCCGCTACCAGCAGACAGTCGCCCGGTCGCGCCGCCTCTGCCGGGCAGGGCGCCAGATCGCGCAGCGCCAGCAGCTCCGCCGGTCGCAGCGCCGCGCCCGGCACGTCCAGCGCGGCGGTCATCGCGGATCCCTGCGAATGGGCATGGGGACGGCCTCGGCGGTCATGGCTCCTCTCGGATGTCGAAGACTGGGCCTCAGTCTATCCGAGCGCGGACACCCCCGGAATACAGCCAGAGGTCGCAAACCGGGCGGCCTATTCGGCAGGTTCGGGCACGGGCTTTCCGGGCGCGCTGCGATAGATGAGCGGCGCGCCCTCCGCCGCCGCATGCGCCTCGGCGCGGGCTTGCAGGTCGATATGGTGGGGGGATTTCACGCAGACCGGATCGGTTGCAGCGGCATCGCCGGCAAGCGCCATGGCCTGACAGCGGCAGCCGCCGAAATCCACCTCCTTGCGCTCGCAGCTCGCGCAGGGCTCGGGCATCCAGTCCGTGCCGCGATAGGCGTTGAACGCGCGGCCCTCGTACCAGATGTCCGACAGGGGCGTTTCGCGCGCATTGTCGAAGCTGAGATGCGGGATACTCTGCGCCGCATGGCAGGGCAGCACCACGCCATCGGGCGCCACGTTGAGCCCGGTGGAGCCCCAGCCCCCCATGCAGCGCTTTGGGTAATCGGAGTGGTAATCGGCGGGCACGTAGTCGATCACCAGCGTGCCTTTCAGCCTTGCCCGCGCCTCTGTCACGATGCGCGTCGCCTCCTCCGCCTGGGCGCGGGTCGGCATCAGTGCATCGCGGTTTTTCAGCGCCCAGCCATGGAACTGCACGGTGGCGACCTCGATGCGTCGGGCGCCCATCTCCACCGCCATCTCCAGCGCGCGGGGAAGCTGGTGCAGGTTGCGCCGATGCAGCACCGCGTTGAGGGTGAGCGGAAAGCCGATTGCGGCGATCCACTCCGCCACCATCATCTTGCGCTTGTAGCCGCCCTTGTAGCCGCCGATCTCGTCAGCCATCTCGGGCGTGGTGCCTTGCAGCGAAAGCTGGATATGGTCGAGCCCGGCGTCGTCGAGCGCTTTCAGCCGGCGCTCGGTCAGGCCGATGCCCGAGGTGATGAGGTTGGTATAAAGCCCGGCGTCGCGGGCGGCCTGCACCAGCTCTTCGAGATCGCGGCGGGTGGCGGGCTCGCCGCCGGAGAGGTGGAGCTGCAACACA
Proteins encoded in this window:
- the pqqE gene encoding pyrroloquinoline quinone biosynthesis protein PqqE — encoded protein: MTARPPIAMLAELTHRCPLACPYCSNPVDLARQENELSTAEWRDVFRQAADLGVLQLHLSGGEPATRRDLEELVQAARDAGLYTNLITSGIGLTERRLKALDDAGLDHIQLSLQGTTPEMADEIGGYKGGYKRKMMVAEWIAAIGFPLTLNAVLHRRNLHQLPRALEMAVEMGARRIEVATVQFHGWALKNRDALMPTRAQAEEATRIVTEARARLKGTLVIDYVPADYHSDYPKRCMGGWGSTGLNVAPDGVVLPCHAAQSIPHLSFDNARETPLSDIWYEGRAFNAYRGTDWMPEPCASCERKEVDFGGCRCQAMALAGDAAATDPVCVKSPHHIDLQARAEAHAAAEGAPLIYRSAPGKPVPEPAE